In Micromonospora ferruginea, the sequence GGGACCGGACCCCGGTCAGCGGCGGTCCACCGCCGGCGGTGGAGGCCCCTCCGGCTCGGGCTGCGCGAGCACCTGACCGATCAGCTCCCGAAGCTCGTCGATCGCCGCCACCACGGCCTGCGGGTCGCGCGGGTCGCGCCGCACGGCGGGTGCGGCGTCCGGCCGGTCCGCCTCGCCGAACCGGGGCCCCCGCCGGCCGTCCGCGGCCAACTGCTCCGCCGCGACCTGCGGCCACATGTCGCACAGCCGGCCGCCGGTGGCGAGCACATCGTCGCAGCGGGCGGCGAACTCCTGGCTGCCGAACCGCCGGCCGGACTCGACCGCGGCGACCGTCTCCCGGCTGAACCGCACCCGTTCGGCCAGCGCCCGCTGGGTCAGGCCGCGCCGGGTCCGCCAGCGGCGCAGCTCGGCACGGAACTGGCGGCTGGCGGCGGAGGGATCGGCGTTCGACGCGGGCGTGCGATCCATGTGCTCACCTTCGCGACGCCGGACCGGCA encodes:
- a CDS encoding helix-turn-helix transcriptional regulator, translating into MDRTPASNADPSAASRQFRAELRRWRTRRGLTQRALAERVRFSRETVAAVESGRRFGSQEFAARCDDVLATGGRLCDMWPQVAAEQLAADGRRGPRFGEADRPDAAPAVRRDPRDPQAVVAAIDELRELIGQVLAQPEPEGPPPPAVDRR